A genomic segment from Poecilia reticulata strain Guanapo linkage group LG3, Guppy_female_1.0+MT, whole genome shotgun sequence encodes:
- the LOC103462791 gene encoding glandular kallikrein-like: MALLKVLLLLGLGVSVKSNVSLQKRIIGGQNCDNTEHLYHVRLESSRGEETIRCGGSLIHPQWILTAARCWQDGPGWTNTAMLKVHPRTAGQRSHVIRDRPVIYTRSNRKHDIMLLKLPTPVTDVQPAQIPSCRRHLKLGDTVQLAGEALTTIGPNKERLPIPSIAGHLQCVNMQVVSGSYXXLTLGQMIRVEAPTKDVCLVSLFLQYLSAPIGRRFCFTT; the protein is encoded by the exons gttctgctgctgctgggtctGG gtgtTTCAGTGAAGTCaaatgtttctctgcagaagaGAATCATTGGAGGTCAAAACTGTGATAACACAGAGCATCTTTATCATGTTCGGCTGGAGAGCAGCAGGGGTGAAGAAACAATCCGCTGTGGAGGATCTCTGATCCACCCTCAGTGGATCCTGACTGCAGCTCGGTGCTGGCAGGATGGGCCAGGATG GACTAACACAGCAATGTTAAAAGTTCATCCACGGACTGCTGGGCAGCGGAGTCACGTAATCCGAGACAGACCTGTGATTTATACTCGCAGTAACCGGAAGCATGACATCATGTTGCTGAAGCTTCCGACACCAGTAACAGATGTCCAACCTGCTCAGATACCAAGCTGCAGGCGTCATCTTAAACT AGGCGATACTGTTCAGCTGGCAGGAGAAGCATTAACGACAATCGGCCCCAATAAAGAGCGAT TGCCCATTCCTAGTATTGCAGGACATCTTCAGTGTGTCAACATGCAAGTTGTTAGTGGTTCCTATSTCCAKCTAACACTTGGGCAAATGATCCGTGTTGAAGCACCAACCAAGGATGTATGTcttgtaagtttgtttcttCAATATCTCTCTGCACCAATTGGAAGACGTTTCtgttttacaacataa